CTCGCGAGGCGAAACCAAGACAGAGGGAGGATACCCGTGCAGCAGTTTAGAAACGTCCCCCTCGCCATTGAAAGAGCCGAGAAAGCGCAAGTCGAGGCAGAAATTCTCGCCCTACTCCAAGAGCGCCCCGGAATGCACGGGCGACACATTTGGCAAGCCATCGGGAATGGGCGCAGTCTCACGTTCTTTACCCGCGCCATTGAACGCCTGCTTTCCCGCGAAGCCATTGAGAGGCGTGGAAACGGGACTCGAAACAATTTATATCGCTATTACCTGAAGGATTAATCATGCAACTCGTAGCAAACGTTTCCATCCCCAGAGAGTTTAAGGAGATGGTGTATGTCATCGACAAACCCGAACTATTGAAGCTCAGAAGCACGAAGTTTCTCCTGCCCTGGCAATACATCGGACTCGCCATAAAAATCAGTTACACGCAGAGCAGCCCTTCGATTGACATTGAATCTTTTTGCGACGAATGGGGCATAGAAGAAGCGGACTTCCACAGCGCGATAGCGACTCTCAACAAGAAAAAACTCGCACAGCCCACAGCCCGACAACTTGAGTTGGATTTGCTTTTTGACGTAGAGGATGACGAGGCCATGAGAACTGCCTCAGACACGAGAAAAAGCCCAAGAGCCTCGTAAATCAAGGCTCTTGAACCCAAATCAAAATATCTAAGTTAACAATAATGAACCCAACTAAGTTTGACAACCAATCCCTCGCCTCGCAAAACCTAGAAGCCGAAGAAGCACTGCTCGGAACCATCCTGCTCAATCAAGTTCCAGAAGCGCTGGATCGGGCGGCGGCAATCCTCGCCCCAGACGCAATGGCAAGTCCCGCTCACCAGATAATCTGGCGTGCCTGCCTTGACCTCCACGCCGCCGGTAAAGATGTGGACTTGATGAGCGTGTGCAGTTGGCTCCACTCGCACCACCAACTAGAAGCGGCGGGGGGTCAAGCTCTGCTGGCGAATCTGGTGGATTGCCCGTGGATAATCGGCGAGAGCTTCCAGTCCTGTATTGATTTAATCCTGCATCATTACAAAAACCGCCGCATGGCTGCCGTCGGTCGCGAAGTCTATGCGATGGCGGCAGACAGCACTGACTTCACCGAGAAAAGCTCCAAGGCTATCCAGAAACTGGAGAAGCTCCTTGAATTGGAGGGCGAATCGGAGCAATCCGTTGAAAAGCGCCAAATTGTGGCAGAACTCGCCGCCTACAACGCCGAGCGCCTGGATTTGGGCAGTGTTTTTCATCCTTATATTGCCAAGGCATTGAAAGCAGCGGCGGATTCCCTGCCTTGCCCGGTGGAATACCTGGTGCAACCCTTCGCCAGCATTGCCGCCGGACTCATTGGCACCAAAGCCACCGTGGCGATTAAACCCACCTGGAAAGAACCGTGCATCGTTTGGACCGGAGTGATTGGCGATGCCGGGAGCATGAAATCGCCCGGATTGAATGTTGTCAAGCGCCCCTTAGTCGCCCTGCAAGCTTCCGTCCAGCAGGAGTTTGAAGCGGCAATCTCCGAGTACGACCAGGCTTTAACCAAGTGGGAAGCGCTTGATAAAGAAGCCCGCGCCCAAAATCCCAAGCCAGAAAAGCCGTCCGTGCGTGACTATTACATGGGGCGCTGGACAACTGAAGCGCTTCTTGAGGCTCACGCTCAGGAAAAGAACGCCACAGGTTTTGTGGCAGTCAAGGACGAACTCGCCGGACTCTTCACCGGCATGGGTCAGTACAAAGGGGGAAAGGGCGATGACCGGCAGATATTTTTAGACCTCTGGAACGGTGCGGATGACAAGGTGGATCGGATTGGCAAAAAGTCTTTCCTCTCTCGCACCTGCATTTCCATCACCGGCGGCATTCAAGAAAAGATTCTCCTGCGAACGATGAAAGACCCGGACGACCCAGACGGGATGTGGGGGCGCTTCCTCTGGTCAAAGCCGCCACATCTGCCTGATTACTGGACGGACGGCGAAACCGATATCACGCCCTTCCTCGCTACCCTTTACCGTCATCTGGACACGTTGCCGTCGGATACCCTCTACACGCTCGACCCAGAGGCGAGGGATTTGTACAAGCACTGGGTCAATTATTTAGCCGACGAGAAGAGTAACTCAACGGATGCGATGCGGAACGCCCTTTCCAAGCTCAAAGGGTATATGGCACGCCTTGCCCTGGTAATTCACTGCTTGGATCTCGCCGCCGATCCATCGCTTCCCTTCACAACCACCATCAACGCTTCAACCATCGAACGAGCGATCGCTTGGGCGAGTTACTACCTCAATCAAGCGCGGCTGCTCAATTCCAAATCTCAGCCAGACGTGCCGAGCGAACTGGTGGACATCGCCAACCTTTCCAAAGAACAAGGTTGGATTTCTCACCGAGCGCTCCAGCTGAAGCACTGGGCGAAGACCGCCGAAGAAGCCAAAGCTAAATTGCAAGAGCTGGCGCGGATGGGACTGGGCACCCTAAAGCGGGAAGGACGCAATCTTTTCTGGAAGTTTGTTGAAAACTGTGACATGGTTTCACACTTGTCAAACGCAACCCCAGAGCCAACTGTGAGCGATTCTGTTGACTTTCTTGAAACTGCGCCGGTCGCAACATCATCTCTTGCAGAGCCGGTGGAAGTCGCAGTTGAGTTAGAGGAAAAAAATACACCCCCCTCTAATTTTCAAGTTTCAACAAAATCTTTCACAGTTCTTGCTGGGCAAGGGTTTGAGGACTGTGACACAATCTCACACTTTTCAACAAACGACGAACTCAAAGTGGGCGATCGCGTTCGAGTGAAATCCGGCTGGGGCAAAAATTCTGGCAGAGCCGCAGTTGTGATTGGAGCGTGGATGGCGCGGCAAAAGGACAGCTTGGGGACGCGGACATTTAACGAGTGCAATGTGCGATTTGAGGATGGTAGTACCTGGAAACAAGCTGCGGAGGCGTTTGAAAGTGCAGGAACACAAGGGGATTAAATACGGCGTGGAGCCGAGCTATTTCACTCGATTTCCAGGGACGATGCACGCTCAAAAAGAATTTGGTGGCTGGCAAGGGGTAGTCTATCCCCGCGATTCCAGTCGGTGCCCGATTTCGGTTGGGGCGGCTCAAGCCACACGAGACAAAGCCTTAGAAATGGCACGCGAGTACGTGGAGAAAAATGGAGATGATTTTTGAATGCAGGAGTGGCAAGTCCTCAGTCTCTTCAGTGGAATCGGTGGATTGTGCGACCAAGGAATCAAGCACGCTGGACTCTCTCACAAATACCGAGTCGCCCAATTTGTCGAGGAAAAACCTTACCGACAACGCATCCTCCGACGCCACAACCCTGGCATCCCGATTCACGACGACGTGCGAACCTACCGCACTGCTCCCGGACAATTCCACATCATCTGCGGCGGCAGTCCCTGTCAAGACAACAGCCTTGCCAACTCCAACGGCAGAGGACTTGAAGGCGATCGCTCTGGCTTGTGGTGGGAGCAACTCAGGATTATTCAAGAATGTCGCCCTCAATTTGTCCTCTGGGAAAATCCCGCAGGATGCCGCCACCCCAAGCGAAGACAGGGCGTTTCACCCCTTGGACTCGTATGCTGGAGCCTTGCCGAGAGCGGGTACGAGTGCCAGTGGCAGACTATTTGGGCAGCCAGCGTTGGGGCACCCCACCCAAGAGAGCGGGTCTTCCTTATCGCCTACCCCAATGGCGCTTTCGAGAAACTCACAAGAGTACCGGACGCCTGGACAGGACGGATTCGAGGCGACATTGCATCTGTCACCAACTCCAGTCACCTGGGGACTGGGCGGCAGGAAGCGCACGAACAGCAAGCAAGGGAGAAATTTCGAGACAGAGCTGTATCTGTCGCCAACGCCGAGAGCAAGCGAAGGAGGGACAGACAAGGGGATACATCAGGGCACCTTCAATACTTTGAGATCCCATCTACAACCCAACATTCCACCGGGACACTGCTCGCACCCGAACATCCGAGAGAACTGGATGGGCTTCGAGCAAGATTACACAGCTATTCCAGAAGCGGATGGTGGGGAATTAACTCCGTTGATTCCATCCAACAACTCGTCTGTCAGCACCGCAGCCTTCCCCACCGCGCAGAAAGAACCAGTGCCCTCGGAGATGCCGTCGTTCCCCAGTGCGCTGCCGTTGCCTGGAGATACATCGACTACCTCAACAGCTTCATCGCTTGACGAGCCATTACCAGGAGAGAAAATCATGCAATTACAATCCAGCCCGATGAAAGAGCTTTACAGCAGAGAATTCACGCCCGAACAGGAAGAATTGCTCAAGACCCAGGCGATCGCTGAAATTTATCTGGTTGTTAGTCGGCACAGCGCTCAAGGGGGAGTTAGCGGCATCAAGTTGGAACAAATCCTGCATACCGAACTAAGGCGCTTGCAGCCAAAGCTGGAACAGATGCAGCAGGCGGGATTGATTGATCGGAAATTAATGAGCTGGCAGCTACCAGCAGATATTAAATGGTCGAACGATGCTGACTCGGAGGAAGAGGAAGACGAGCTGGCTAACCAATTCACTGAGAAAGAACTCCTTGAGGAAATTGAGGAGCAAAGAATTTTTGAGGAACAGAACAACAAAGAGGTGGAAGAACCAATTAAAATTCCGCCTTTTAGCGTGGGCGATCGCGTCTACAACTCCGATTGCGGTTGGGGAGTCGTCAAAGAAATTAGTCGGGACGGTCTAGCGGACAAAATCATAGCTTCCGTCGATTGGAATGAATCATCGCACAACAATTTAATAGAAGTCGCACTCCTTCAATCGTCAGACGCTAGAGATTATGACTGGCTGACGGGTTGCTCTTGGGGAGACATCAACTGCCAGAACGCCCTCAAACGCGCCTCCATTGCCACTTTAGAAAAAGCGTTGGAGTATGCCGAAGCGCATCCCGCTGGCAATAAGCTGAGAATTCGCGGGTTAAGGCAGCAATTGAGACGGGTGAAAGTGGCTCAAACAAAGCCTTCCCCTAAGCCAGCTAATGACCCATTACCAATGACTCAGAACGAAGATGAGCTTTCCCTGACCTGGAAAGAAGGCGATCGCTGCTGGCATCTGGGGATTACTGAGGCGCGGATTGTGAAAGTTGAAGGGGAACGGGTTGAAATTACCTTCAACCCAGAAAACCCCACATCAACATCAAGCATCTCCCCAGAATTCCTCACCCACTTTCAGGGTCAATGGTTTCCCAAGGGCGCTCGGATTATTACCAAAAATACAAGGTTGACCGGCACCGTCGCCCACTACCACTTCCCTTCTGGCGGATGGTGGGTGAAGTTTGACGACGGGAAGGAAGCGGCTTTGGCAAGCGACAGCATTGAGGCTGATAGCGACCAAGCGCCTGAGCTGCCTGCAATCGATACCACTCAAACTGGTGAAAAATGGCTTGACCCTCGCGGCATTATCATCGATGCTGGGACGCAATCCCGCACCAAGACGGATATCGAAACGCGCGATCGGTATGCGGAGCTGATGGCAGAAGGTTTGTGGGAGTGGGAGCGCAAACCTCTCCCTGTGGTCTTTTGCGACGGCAAGGGCGATATTTGGGCGGGAGATTGTCATCACCGGACCAGTGCAGCCGTTTTGGCAGATGTCGAGTGGGTGCTTTACGACGTGCGACCGGGCACCAAAATTGACGCAATCCTCTACAGCTGCTCTGCCAATGCCGCTCACGGGCTTCCTCTGACACCCAAAGACCAGCGACGGCGCGTGGAATTACTTCTCGATACAATCGAAACCCTGTCTCCAGAACAATCGCTTGCCAAAATCAAGGAAATCCCCGATCTTAGCGCCAAAGAGCTGGAGAGGGCTGAAGGGCGCTTTGACTCGTCCATTGGCTTGCCCGACGCCGAAAGAAGCCTTGCCGTTTGGAGCAGCTACATCATCGCCAAACACCTGGGGCTGACTCAAAGCCAAGCCCGCACCGTGCAGAATATCCTTGCCGAGCGCGAGATGAGCGCGAAAATTTCGCGTTCGGGTTTAGATGTGGGCGATCGGGTGGAGGTGACGCAAATTGCTGGGGCGTTTGCTCCAGGTACTACGGGACTAATCGATCGGGTAGATCCCAAAAAAGGAATACTGCTGGCGTCCGATCAAGGAACGGCTGTGTGGGTTTCCCCCGATGCCTTGCAACCAACCACGAAAATTTCGCACTCAGAGCCAGAAGATGAAGATGTCACCCCAGAGGAGACGCCCTCCGAAGTTAAGAGCGCTAGTGCCGAACTTAAGGGGCAGCAAAAAAATCTGATCGGGCGTGGGTGGAACGGCTCCCAAGTGCTGCCCGACAGCGATCGCCCCACTGCCCCAGCGGAAGTAGACGATCGTCCCGGTGCCTATTCTAGAACCACAATCGCTGTGGAAATCGCTCAAGGGATTAAGCACCTGACTCCTGATGAATTGAAGTGGGTATTTGAGTCTACAGAACTTTCCCCCGAACATTACACCAAATTGCGGGAAGCGCTCAGCCACCGCCTGAGTTAGCCTGCGTCTTCAGGCGGAGTGATCGCTTCTAATACTTTGGGAGTTCTCGCGGCGTCTTAGCTGTGTAGAACTTCCATCCCATCAGGGATGTAGCAAAAATGAGTTGTGAAAGAACATGGAAAATATGTTGAAATATATACTGAAGATGGGAGTAACAGGGGTTTTTCTGGCATAGTTGCTACGTATATAGCTAAAAAGTTAACTTCTTCTACCCCAAGTTTTGTTGTTATGAGTATGAATCAAGTCTTCTTGCATGAGTCCCAGGAGCCTGTTGAAAAGTTTGTACTTGTTGTAAATCATTTAAGGATTTTTTATGAAGATTGTCTTAATTTAAGGGAATCTGAGACTTCGTATGCTAATAGGCGTGAGTATTTGAATGAGATTGCTGCTAGCCAAGGTGTAAGTGCTAGTTTTGTGATTTCAAAAATTGAAATACTTTCTCATAAGTTAGATCATGTTTCTAGCTTGTTTGAAACTTTCAAGTCAATGCATCTTAGTGAACGCAAGTTTAATAAGCTAACTTTTGAGCAACAAGTTGCAAGTTTCGAGGCTAATTTTTTGATTAAATCTCAGATATACAATTCTCTTGCTGAGATTCTGGCTGAGTTTTGGTCTTATTTACCACATTCTTTTAAAAGGAAGATCGAGGTAACAGCTTACAAGTTTTCTGACAAAAAAGTTTTCCGAGAAAAAGCTGCTTCAGACTTAATTTCGGCTTGGTCTAATTTCTCTACACTTGAATTTGAGAGTCTCATTAATGCAATAAAACTTAATGAGGCTTCGATCGATAATTTTACTTCTTTGGTTCTTGAACTAACAGGCGGAGAAGTCCCATTACGATCGGCTGAAGAAAGTTTCCGTGAAGGCTGGCATGATATCATTGCTGGACGTGTTAGTCCTATAGATACTTTATGGGATGGAATTGATGCAAAGTGACAGTGATGATTTACCTATTAATGTGGATCTTTATTATGCCCATGCGTTTAAGAAGGATCTGAATTCCCTTTCAAAAAGGTACCTCAACATCAGAACGGATATTGAGGGTACTCTTAAGGATTTAGAAAAAGGGATTTTTGCAGGAGACCCCATACCTGGGGCTTGCTCAGAAGACTACACAGTTTACAAGCTTCGTCTTAAAAATAGTGATATTAAGAAAGGTAAAAGCGCAGGATACAGATTTATTTACTTTGCAACTAAAGTTCTTGAAGATAATTCAGTTAAGGTAATGTTAATTTCTATATATTCAAAATCTTTACAAAGTGATATTTCTGTTAAGTATATTAGATCAATTTTGAAGGAAGAGTCTATAATTACAGTTTCTTAATTTAGATGATATATAAGCTGTAATTCATAAAAATATTGACCCCCTGATAAGTTGGGAGTTCCCACACTAACAACTTAATCAAGGGGCTTTTTTGTGTCTGATCAAGCACCTAACCCCTGATGAGTTGAAGTGGGTGTTTGAGTCCGTAGAGCTTTCTGTTGAACACTATGCCAAATTGCGAGAAGCGCTTCTTGGTCGTATAAGCTAGTCGGCGTCTTCAGGTGGGGCAATATCACTTTCCTCGCCTGACGCCGCCCCATATTGGGGTTAAGATACTTTTAAAGTATTTTAAAAACTAACTAGCCTTCTTAAGCATTCTAAAATCTTACTTGTCACAATTAGTTTTTAGTGGTTATGAGTAAGCCCTAAAAATATTTAACATACTCTATCTGAAT
This Coleofasciculus sp. FACHB-T130 DNA region includes the following protein-coding sequences:
- a CDS encoding DUF3987 domain-containing protein, producing MNPTKFDNQSLASQNLEAEEALLGTILLNQVPEALDRAAAILAPDAMASPAHQIIWRACLDLHAAGKDVDLMSVCSWLHSHHQLEAAGGQALLANLVDCPWIIGESFQSCIDLILHHYKNRRMAAVGREVYAMAADSTDFTEKSSKAIQKLEKLLELEGESEQSVEKRQIVAELAAYNAERLDLGSVFHPYIAKALKAAADSLPCPVEYLVQPFASIAAGLIGTKATVAIKPTWKEPCIVWTGVIGDAGSMKSPGLNVVKRPLVALQASVQQEFEAAISEYDQALTKWEALDKEARAQNPKPEKPSVRDYYMGRWTTEALLEAHAQEKNATGFVAVKDELAGLFTGMGQYKGGKGDDRQIFLDLWNGADDKVDRIGKKSFLSRTCISITGGIQEKILLRTMKDPDDPDGMWGRFLWSKPPHLPDYWTDGETDITPFLATLYRHLDTLPSDTLYTLDPEARDLYKHWVNYLADEKSNSTDAMRNALSKLKGYMARLALVIHCLDLAADPSLPFTTTINASTIERAIAWASYYLNQARLLNSKSQPDVPSELVDIANLSKEQGWISHRALQLKHWAKTAEEAKAKLQELARMGLGTLKREGRNLFWKFVENCDMVSHLSNATPEPTVSDSVDFLETAPVATSSLAEPVEVAVELEEKNTPPSNFQVSTKSFTVLAGQGFEDCDTISHFSTNDELKVGDRVRVKSGWGKNSGRAAVVIGAWMARQKDSLGTRTFNECNVRFEDGSTWKQAAEAFESAGTQGD
- a CDS encoding DNA cytosine methyltransferase, coding for MQEWQVLSLFSGIGGLCDQGIKHAGLSHKYRVAQFVEEKPYRQRILRRHNPGIPIHDDVRTYRTAPGQFHIICGGSPCQDNSLANSNGRGLEGDRSGLWWEQLRIIQECRPQFVLWENPAGCRHPKRRQGVSPLGLVCWSLAESGYECQWQTIWAASVGAPHPRERVFLIAYPNGAFEKLTRVPDAWTGRIRGDIASVTNSSHLGTGRQEAHEQQAREKFRDRAVSVANAESKRRRDRQGDTSGHLQYFEIPSTTQHSTGTLLAPEHPRELDGLRARLHSYSRSGWWGINSVDSIQQLVCQHRSLPHRAERTSALGDAVVPQCAAVAWRYIDYLNSFIA
- a CDS encoding type II toxin-antitoxin system RelE/ParE family toxin; its protein translation is MQSDSDDLPINVDLYYAHAFKKDLNSLSKRYLNIRTDIEGTLKDLEKGIFAGDPIPGACSEDYTVYKLRLKNSDIKKGKSAGYRFIYFATKVLEDNSVKVMLISIYSKSLQSDISVKYIRSILKEESIITVS